The following is a genomic window from Thermoanaerobacter uzonensis DSM 18761.
TCACTTTTCTGGTAACGGTTAAAAAGGTCGGTGCTAAATTTGCCATTGCGGACTCTTGGAACTTTCAAGTTGAGAGTTCCAATTCGGTAATTAAATTTCTTGAATAATAGCCATTACGATAATCCTGCCTTTTTTCGGTCCCTTCATAAGTTTCAGCTTTAATTTGCTCAAAAGTTTGAGCTGTTAAAATTTGATTAATTACAGATTCTAACAACTTAGATAGCTTTTCATCTTTTGCATCCTTTTACAAAAAGATAATGCAAAATTTCAGAATTTATGGTAATATTGGTATTGAGCTATTTCTTATTACATCTAGCTAGATTTTTGGATTCGTTCCTATTTCTCTTCTAACCAAAGGGCGGGAATGACTCAATCCCTTTATACGCATTATATAGGCTTAACTCAAATTTTTGGATGTAAGGCAAAGAGAATTTTATTTTAACACTGTTTGTATTTAGAATTAATGTTAATAATTGGAGTACATTTTCAGTTAACAAATGCAATATATCGAACTTTCTTAGATATTTATACTGGATTTTAGGAATAAATGGTAAAATAAAGTTGATAGTTTATATAGCAAACGTTAAAAAGTATTGCAGAACAGGAACTGACCTTACAGTGTTAAGGGCAACCATTTGTAAGTTTGTTTTTCTTTAAATTTAGAGACATAGTATTACGAGAACTCAGTAAATACCTCCTACTATTTTTCTAAGGTTGTAAGTTAACGCTAACTGAGATGGTAGTTATATTATGGATGTTGTATATATAAAGATTTTAACATTCTTTGGGTATTATGTATGTAGCTACATTTTTTATTCAACAGCATGTTTTAAATAAAATTGAGAACATAGAAACAGGAAAATTAATTACGTTAATTACTGTTCTATGTATTTAAAAAAACTGGGACTATAAAAGTTATAAATTAGGGAGTGATATAATGAATTTAAATTTTAATGAAATATTGAGTCCCAAAATTATAAAACATTGCTTACCATTATATTTAGAAGGGCATTATGATTCTGCATCACATAAGGCGATGTTGCAAGTCGAATTAGCATTAAAAGAAAAAGCTGGGATTACAGGTGCTGATAGTAAAAAATTATATGGAAGGTTTCTAATAAAAGAATTATTTTCTAATAGTGAGGATAAAGGGAACCATAAGAAAAGTGTACCTGTGAAATTAAGGGTTCCATTAGGGGATGAATTGCAGGAAGAGGCTGAACGCATGTTTTCTGGTGTATTTGCGTATTACAGAAATTATTGTGCACATGATGGGAGGAAAATCACAAAGGGAATATGCTTAAGAATCATGGTAATTGCAAGCGAATTATTAGATTTAATTGACGCTTCCTCACTTAGTTATGAAGATATTGGTGGAGTAGAAGAAATACTTAAATTTGGCAACTTCAAAAACAGTTTAATTTTATACAATTTACTAAAATTTCTCGAAAATACTTGGGTGATAGATGATAGTTCTTTTTATGAAGACTTATATAAAAGCGGTTTTACAGATTTTCAATTTAAAGCAATGATAGATCTTGATTTGGTGCGTTATGAAATTAATGAAGCTAATGAGGATTTTGACACAAACGAGTTTATTGAAATAGGCAGCTTTGTGCTAACCGATTTAGGTAAGAAAGTTGTAAGAGAGATAGAAATTATTGAAAATATAAGCAATGAGAGATAAATTTCTGCTGTACCGTGTCTATAATTGATACTCTTTTGACTCTTACGAAATATTTTTGTAAAGTCTAAGTTTAGTAGTGAAATATTCCTAGTTACACTATTATAGTTTCAATTTTTTATATACTGATGAGATTAGAATCTGCGGATATAGTCCATTGTTTATTCTGCAGTTATTGAAAATAATTGATATAGAAATATTTTGCTGCAGTGATAGTAGTGCTTACTGACTCTGGTTGAGATATTACCTGATATAATTTATTAATGTAAAAAAATGTAAATTAGGAAGGTGTCTACCAATATGAAAAAAACTGTACTTACTTGT
Proteins encoded in this region:
- a CDS encoding TIGR02391 family protein, with the protein product MNLNFNEILSPKIIKHCLPLYLEGHYDSASHKAMLQVELALKEKAGITGADSKKLYGRFLIKELFSNSEDKGNHKKSVPVKLRVPLGDELQEEAERMFSGVFAYYRNYCAHDGRKITKGICLRIMVIASELLDLIDASSLSYEDIGGVEEILKFGNFKNSLILYNLLKFLENTWVIDDSSFYEDLYKSGFTDFQFKAMIDLDLVRYEINEANEDFDTNEFIEIGSFVLTDLGKKVVREIEIIENISNER